Within Metabacillus sp. KUDC1714, the genomic segment AGTTATCAAGCTACTTTTCCCAAATAAAAGAAATTGTTTCCACCTATCCAACACTAGGTATTTGCCTAGGACATCAGTTGATCGCCTTATCCTTTGGTGCAAAAACGAAAAAACTTTTGTTTGGGCATAGAGGGGCAAATCAGCCTGTTTATGATTTGAAAACAGATAAAGTATTTATGACTTCGCAAAACCATAGTTATGTTGTAATCGGGGATAGTTTAAAAGCAACGGATTTGAAAACTCGGTTTTATCATATTAATGATGACTCAATAGAAGGTCTAGCACATTCAACATTACCAATTATAACAGCACAATTTCATCCAGAGGCACATCCAGGACCTTCAGATAGTGAATGGATTTTTGATGAATTTTTAGATTTAGTCGCTGCTACAAAAGGAGATATTCTTTATGTCTAAAAACCAATCAATTAAAAAAATAGTTGTCATCGGTTCTGGCCCTATCATAATTGGTCAGGCAGCAGAATTTGATTATGCTGGAACACAAGGATGTTTAGCCTTAAAGGAAGAGGGCTACACCGTTGTGTTAGTGAACAACAATCCAGCAACAATTATGACAGATGAAGAATTTTCAGACGTCCTGTACTTTGAACCGTTAACGATAGAAAGTGTAACAAAAATTATAGCAAAAGAAAGACCTGATGGACTACTCGCTTCATTAGGTGGTCAAACAGGACTAAATCTAGCTATGGAACTTCATGAAGCAGGAGTTTTAGAAAAATATGGTGTTCAGTTACTTGGTACATCAATTGAATCGATCCGAAAAGGGGAAGATCGCAACGAGTTTCGTCAATTAATGTACGATTTAAATGAACCAATTCCTGAAAGCTCAATTGTAACAACTCTAGAAGAAGCCTTTGTATTTTCGAATAAAATTGGCTTCCCAATTATCATTCGTCCTGCTTATACACTAGGTGGTAAAGGTGGAGGAATTGCAAATGATGAGGAAGAATTTAAAAAGCTAGTAAAAAGCGGATTACAAGCTAGTCCGATTACCCAATGTTTAATAGAAAAAAGTATTGCAGGCTTTAAAGAAGTTGAATATGAGATGATTCGTGATCAAAATGGTACATGTATTTCTGTATGTAATATGGAAAACATTGATCCAGTTGGAGTTCATACTGGTGACTCAATTGTTGTAGCTCCATCGCAAACTCTGACAGATCAGGATTACCATATGCTTAGAAGTGCTGCAGTAAAGATCGTTTCTGCGCTTGGGGTTGTCGGTGGTTGTAACATACAATTAGCATTAGATCCAAAAAGCAAGCAATATTATGTCATTGAAGTAAATCCACGGGTTAGCAGATCATCTGCTCTAGCATCAAAGGCAACAGGCTATCCAATTGCAAAAATCGCAGCAAAGCTTGCAGTTGGTTATACATTAGAGGAATTAAAAAATCCATTAACAATGAGTACGTATGCCAGCTTTGAACCAGCACTTGATTATGTAGTTGTAAAGTTTCCAAGATGGCCATTTGATAAATTCAATAAAGCAGATCGCAAGCTAGGGACGAAAATGAAGGCAACTGGTGAAGTCATGGCAATTGAACGGAATCTTGAAGCAGCCATCCAAAAGGCTTGTGATTCACTTGAACTAGACAATATCGGAACGCATTTGCCAGAGCTCGCGGAATTATCAACAAATGCAATTGTCGAGTTAATGAATAAAACAGATGACCGTCGTTTCTTTGCTGTAATGGAGCTAATTAGAAGAGGAATGCCGATTGAAGAAATACATCAACTGACAGAAATGGATCTGTATTTTCTCTCAAGCTTTAAACAGATTGTTTCTCTTGAGCAACAATTGAAACAACAAACAATTTCAACTCTAAATGGTGAATTACTTGCTAGTGTAAAGGAGAAGGGTTTCTCAGACAGGACAATCGCATCGTTACTTCATGCACCTGAGGCAGATGTAAGAAAACTTCGACTGGAAGTAGGGGTAAAGGCTGCTTATAAATATGTTGATACATGTGCAGCAGAGTTTGAAGCACGCACAAATTATTTTTATTCAACATATTTCGGTGAAAATGAACAGCCTACATTATCAAATAAGAAAAAGATATTAATTATAGGTTCTGGACCAATTCGTATCGGCCAAGGAATTGAATTTGATTATAGTGCTGTTCATGGAATTAAAGCCTTGAAGCAATTAGGCTATGAAGCAATCATGATTAACAATAATCCAGAAACAGTTAGTACTGATTTTGAAACAGCGGATCGTCTTTATTTTGAACCAATTACTCTTGAGCATGTCCTAAATATTGTCGAGTCAGAAAAAATTGATTCTGTCATCGTTCAGTACGGTGGTCAAACAGCGATTAATCTCGCTGAACAATTAGAAGCAGCCGGTGTGACATTGTTAGGAACGGATACTGACACTCTTGATTGGTTAGAAGATCGCGATAAGTTTTATCAATTATTAGATGAGCTTTCAATTCCACATGCTGTTGGGTTAACAGCAAACAATGCAGATGAAGCAGTAAAAGGCGCAAATGAAATAAGTTATCCAGTTCTTTTACGTCCTTCATATGTAATTGGTGGAAAAGGAATGGTAGTTGTTCATAATGAAGAAACATTAACTCAATTACTATCTGAAAGTGTAAATATGATATATCCTGTACTTATTGATCAATTCGTTCAAGGTCTTGAAGGGGAGATTGATCTCATTTCAGATGGTAAGGAAGCTTTTATTCCAACCCATATTGAACATGTAGAGCCAGCAGGTGTTCACTCAGGGGATAGTCTAGCGATTCTCCCATCTCAAAGCTTAACTGACAACAATAAACAGGTAATAGCAGAATATGCGAATGCATTAGTGAAAAAGCTTAATTACCGTGGGATAATGAATATTCAATTTTTAGTAAACGGAAATCAAATCTATATACTTGAAGTAAATCCACGTGCAAGCAGAACAGCGCCGATTATAAGTAAAGTAACGGGTATTCCAATTATTAAGCACGCCACTTATTTATTATGTGGAAAAGCATTAAGTGAACTTACGATAAAGCCAGCTGAAATAAGCGACTGGGTTGCAGTTAAATACCCTGTATTTTCTAGCCATGCTCTACATGATGTCGATATTACACTAGGGCCGGAGATGAAGGCAACAGGTGAAGGTATGTGTGTAGGACAAAATCTTCAAAGTGTGTATCGTAAGATTTTTTATAAAGACTTACAAGATATAACAAGTGTTTATTTTGATATAGAGAATGATGAAGCGATTGAAGCAACAAAGCAAGCGGGTCTTCAAGTAAACACCAGTGGGTATTCTTCTTGGATTGAAGGAAATAAAGGAATCTTTGTTTCACTAATTGACAGTGATGAGGCGAAATTAGATCGTCAATTAGCATTGGAAAAAGGGATGATTCTATTTACAAACCTTGCGACTTACTACGCATGTTTACAAGCGATCGCAACTAGTGACGATACTGTACTATCAATACAACAGCTTACAAAGAAGGAAGTGGTTAAGCAATGAGTAATGTAAAATTAAAAGAGAAAAAAACAGTAGAAAAAAGAGACTTTTTAACACTCCTTGATTATAGTAAGGAAGAAATTCTGAACCTAATTGACGAAGCATTTAAATTAGAGGAGAACCCACTTCAGCCCGTATTAAAGGGCAAAACATTAGCAATGATTTTTGAAAAATCGTCAACTAGAACTCGTGTTTCCTTTGAAACAGGTATGCTTCAATTAGGAGGCCATGCACTATTCTTGAGTAGTCAGGATCTCCAATTAGGTAGAGGTGAGCCTGTATCTGACACAGCAAAGGTATTGTCTGGATATGTTGATGGGATTATGATTCGTACCTTTGGTCATGATAAAATAGAAGAACTTGCTAAGCATGCAAGTATTCCTGTTATCAACGGATTAACCGATCTATTCCACCCATGCCAAGCACTTGCTGATTTAAAAACAATTTATCGCTTAAAAGAAAAGTTCGTTGGCGTAAAAACAGCTTATTTAGGTGATGGGAACAATGTAGCACATTCACTAATGATCGCTGCTGCAAAGGTTGGAATGGACTTTTCATTAGGTTGTCCTAAGGGCTATGAACCAAACCAATCTGTTGTAGAAGAAGCACAAAAACTAGCGGCAGAAACTGGAGCAACTATTACGATTACGCATGACCCAATTGAAGCGGTTAAAGATGCTGATATTATTTATACAGATGTTTGGGCTAGCATGGGGCAAGAAAGTGAACAACAAAAACGTTTAGTTGCTTTTAAAGACTTCCAAGTAAATGATCAGTTAGTCAAGCATGCGAAGGAAGATTACCATTTCCTTCATTGCTTACCAGCACACCGTGAAGAGGAAGTAACAGCATCGATTATAGATGGAGAACACTCAGCAGTATTTGAACAAGCAGAAAATCGTCTACATGTTCAAAAAGCTTTGCTGAAGGAACTACTTGCATAATAATTTACGACCTGGCACAAAATAGTGTCAGGTTTTTTTGTACTAACTTTGCTTAGTAAGTTTTGGTGTCTAGCTCCAGCGCCTAGCCCCTCTTGGGTCTACAGCCACAAATGAATTGAAGACAAAGAACGTCTTCTATTCATTTGCATCCTATGCCTGTCGGGTCTGATCAAGCCGCTTGCGCTTTTCTAATTACCATTAAATACAAAAAAAGTGACTGTGTAAATAACTATGTATGAACTCATGAAAATAGCCTGTCTGGAGATACTAAGCAAGTAAGAGAGGGGGGATACGGATGGGCCAACAGCATCGTTTTAGATCAGGTCAAAAAGCACCTAACAATGGAATTTATGTAGAAATAGGTGAAACTGGCGATAATGTAAAAAATCCTGGTCAAATTAGATTAAAGGCAGGAGATCGTTTCCCTGAAACAGCTAACGATAATCGCCAATGGACATATAAAAGAAAACCATAAACCTACCTAAATACAAAAAAAATTCAAAAAACCCTACTTTTAAGTAGGGTTTTTTGAATTTTAGTCGAAAATCACTTATTAATGATGATCATGCTTCGCTACTGGTTCGTTAGGGATAACTTCAGCGATAATAAAGATGACAACGA encodes:
- a CDS encoding carbamoyl phosphate synthase large subunit, with the translated sequence MSKNQSIKKIVVIGSGPIIIGQAAEFDYAGTQGCLALKEEGYTVVLVNNNPATIMTDEEFSDVLYFEPLTIESVTKIIAKERPDGLLASLGGQTGLNLAMELHEAGVLEKYGVQLLGTSIESIRKGEDRNEFRQLMYDLNEPIPESSIVTTLEEAFVFSNKIGFPIIIRPAYTLGGKGGGIANDEEEFKKLVKSGLQASPITQCLIEKSIAGFKEVEYEMIRDQNGTCISVCNMENIDPVGVHTGDSIVVAPSQTLTDQDYHMLRSAAVKIVSALGVVGGCNIQLALDPKSKQYYVIEVNPRVSRSSALASKATGYPIAKIAAKLAVGYTLEELKNPLTMSTYASFEPALDYVVVKFPRWPFDKFNKADRKLGTKMKATGEVMAIERNLEAAIQKACDSLELDNIGTHLPELAELSTNAIVELMNKTDDRRFFAVMELIRRGMPIEEIHQLTEMDLYFLSSFKQIVSLEQQLKQQTISTLNGELLASVKEKGFSDRTIASLLHAPEADVRKLRLEVGVKAAYKYVDTCAAEFEARTNYFYSTYFGENEQPTLSNKKKILIIGSGPIRIGQGIEFDYSAVHGIKALKQLGYEAIMINNNPETVSTDFETADRLYFEPITLEHVLNIVESEKIDSVIVQYGGQTAINLAEQLEAAGVTLLGTDTDTLDWLEDRDKFYQLLDELSIPHAVGLTANNADEAVKGANEISYPVLLRPSYVIGGKGMVVVHNEETLTQLLSESVNMIYPVLIDQFVQGLEGEIDLISDGKEAFIPTHIEHVEPAGVHSGDSLAILPSQSLTDNNKQVIAEYANALVKKLNYRGIMNIQFLVNGNQIYILEVNPRASRTAPIISKVTGIPIIKHATYLLCGKALSELTIKPAEISDWVAVKYPVFSSHALHDVDITLGPEMKATGEGMCVGQNLQSVYRKIFYKDLQDITSVYFDIENDEAIEATKQAGLQVNTSGYSSWIEGNKGIFVSLIDSDEAKLDRQLALEKGMILFTNLATYYACLQAIATSDDTVLSIQQLTKKEVVKQ
- the argF gene encoding ornithine carbamoyltransferase, which codes for MSNVKLKEKKTVEKRDFLTLLDYSKEEILNLIDEAFKLEENPLQPVLKGKTLAMIFEKSSTRTRVSFETGMLQLGGHALFLSSQDLQLGRGEPVSDTAKVLSGYVDGIMIRTFGHDKIEELAKHASIPVINGLTDLFHPCQALADLKTIYRLKEKFVGVKTAYLGDGNNVAHSLMIAAAKVGMDFSLGCPKGYEPNQSVVEEAQKLAAETGATITITHDPIEAVKDADIIYTDVWASMGQESEQQKRLVAFKDFQVNDQLVKHAKEDYHFLHCLPAHREEEVTASIIDGEHSAVFEQAENRLHVQKALLKELLA
- a CDS encoding YjzC family protein; the protein is MGQQHRFRSGQKAPNNGIYVEIGETGDNVKNPGQIRLKAGDRFPETANDNRQWTYKRKP